The Treponema medium genome has a window encoding:
- a CDS encoding methyl-accepting chemotaxis protein has protein sequence MKKALSIRFRLLRAITITIISIISFISAVVGYALYRRNTAQFNSFTSQQYSNIRKSIDIFIQNGKNVVTMLASHPAVLGADETIYNYTIEAQKSGRIYTHDGKTEQELVTLFRAVEGSFTEFQDVYMGTRWGGIASSWTGEDELGYDPRQRPWYKQAVEANGDIVITPVYIATDNTPVVAVAKAVKDSNGALLGCIGIDINLTDLTSFISSVKIGKTGYCMLIQDDGMILATANHSAFISKNLSDVDIAFSEIVQKKEGSTAITLDGKNREAYIFPLPELGWKLIILVEKNEILSLFYELVRIMVLIGLLMFVIYFTLAIIASRALRRYFARLEAMFAKIAAGDLTDRVTIKRNDEIGRLMTHLNIATEHSHTMLTALKEEADKMMAIGADLSSNMEETAAAVKEISNNAAIVKEKALMQAAGVTETAATSEQIQGKLNLLVEGITTQSENITQSSALITNTAENMLRVNKILSQNDGLIKDVYDQMRNGKDGVSTANNFVKQVAERSEALLEASQIIQNIASQTNLLAMNAAIEAAHAGESGKGFAVVADEIRKLAEESNMQGKQIGAVIKESTEIIAQVSKAGMQAEKTFIDVYELISQISEKEDTIVDLMHEQEENGTRVLSAIETINQITKNVSAASVEMLEGGKQIAAEMQKLADITRETTDNMTEIASGAEQITNAIGEVVSITEQNKTSIDHLAQEVNKFKIN, from the coding sequence ATGAAAAAAGCACTTTCAATTCGTTTTAGGCTATTGCGGGCAATCACAATCACGATCATCTCAATTATCAGCTTTATTAGTGCAGTTGTCGGCTATGCACTTTATAGAAGGAATACCGCACAATTTAATAGTTTTACTTCCCAGCAATATAGCAATATAAGAAAATCTATAGATATTTTTATACAAAACGGTAAAAATGTCGTTACCATGCTTGCTTCGCATCCTGCCGTGTTGGGTGCTGATGAAACTATTTACAATTATACGATAGAGGCACAAAAATCAGGAAGAATATATACGCATGACGGAAAAACGGAACAGGAGCTTGTAACACTGTTTAGAGCCGTAGAGGGAAGCTTCACCGAGTTTCAAGATGTCTATATGGGAACCCGATGGGGTGGAATCGCATCTTCATGGACAGGAGAAGATGAGCTAGGGTACGATCCTCGTCAAAGGCCATGGTATAAACAGGCGGTAGAAGCAAACGGAGATATCGTTATCACACCGGTATATATTGCTACAGACAATACGCCCGTCGTAGCGGTAGCAAAGGCCGTAAAAGACAGTAACGGTGCGTTGCTCGGTTGTATTGGCATTGATATCAATTTAACGGATTTAACCTCGTTTATCAGCAGTGTCAAAATAGGAAAGACGGGATATTGTATGCTTATACAGGATGACGGGATGATTTTAGCGACTGCAAATCATAGCGCATTCATTTCTAAGAATCTAAGCGATGTCGATATTGCTTTCTCGGAAATCGTCCAAAAAAAGGAAGGTTCCACTGCTATTACATTGGATGGGAAAAATAGAGAAGCCTATATCTTCCCGCTTCCCGAATTGGGATGGAAACTTATTATCCTTGTAGAAAAAAACGAGATACTTTCGCTGTTTTATGAGCTTGTCAGAATTATGGTACTCATCGGATTGCTGATGTTTGTTATTTATTTCACTTTGGCAATTATTGCTTCCCGTGCGCTTAGACGTTATTTTGCACGGCTTGAGGCTATGTTCGCAAAGATTGCGGCGGGAGATCTTACCGACCGTGTAACGATAAAACGCAATGATGAAATCGGACGGCTTATGACACATTTGAATATAGCCACGGAACATAGCCATACTATGCTGACCGCTTTAAAAGAAGAAGCTGATAAAATGATGGCAATCGGGGCAGACTTATCAAGTAATATGGAAGAAACGGCTGCTGCAGTAAAAGAAATAAGCAACAATGCTGCAATCGTTAAGGAAAAAGCGTTAATGCAAGCTGCCGGTGTAACGGAAACAGCTGCAACTAGCGAACAAATTCAAGGAAAATTAAACCTGCTTGTTGAAGGGATTACAACACAGTCGGAAAATATTACACAGTCTTCGGCATTAATAACGAACACTGCAGAAAATATGCTTCGTGTTAATAAAATACTTTCACAAAATGATGGATTGATTAAAGATGTATACGATCAGATGAGAAACGGTAAAGACGGAGTAAGTACGGCAAATAATTTCGTCAAACAGGTTGCGGAACGGTCAGAAGCATTGCTTGAAGCAAGTCAGATTATTCAGAATATTGCCAGTCAAACAAACCTTTTGGCGATGAATGCGGCGATTGAGGCAGCCCATGCGGGGGAGTCGGGCAAGGGCTTTGCGGTTGTAGCGGATGAAATTAGAAAACTTGCCGAAGAGTCCAATATGCAGGGAAAACAAATAGGAGCGGTTATCAAAGAATCGACGGAAATTATCGCACAAGTTTCTAAAGCAGGTATGCAAGCCGAGAAGACCTTTATAGATGTATATGAACTTATCAGTCAAATTTCGGAAAAAGAAGATACAATTGTAGATCTTATGCATGAGCAAGAAGAAAACGGAACACGGGTTTTATCGGCTATTGAGACAATTAATCAGATAACCAAAAATGTCAGCGCTGCTTCTGTAGAAATGCTTGAGGGTGGTAAACAAATTGCTGCAGAGATGCAAAAACTAGCAGATATTACACGAGAGACGACCGACAATATGACCGAAATAGCTTCCGGAGCCGAACAAATAACCAATGCGATAGGAGAAGTTGTTTCTATCACAGAGCAAAATAAAACCAGTATTGATCATCTTGCACAGGAAGTTAATAAGTTCAAAATCAATTAG